A window of the Triplophysa rosa linkage group LG23, Trosa_1v2, whole genome shotgun sequence genome harbors these coding sequences:
- the cremb gene encoding cAMP responsive element modulator b, with amino-acid sequence MAVTGDETESAPTGDMSAYQICSPTSGLSQEMGSSPGSLPSPQQVSEEALRKREFRMMKNREAARECRRKKKEYVKCLENRVAVLEKQNKTLIEELKALKVLYSHKTE; translated from the exons CCCCCACTGGAGATATGTCGGCGTATCAGATTTGTTCTCCTACCTCTGGCCTTTCCCAGGAAATGGGCAGCTCACCTGGCTCTCTGCCCAGCCCTCAGCAGGTGTCCGAGGAGGCGTTACGCAAGAGGGAATTCCGTATGATGAAAAACAG GGAAGCTGCCCGGGAATGCCGTCGGAAGAAGAAAGAATATGTCAAATGTCTCGAAAACCGAGTCGCTGTtcttgaaaaacaaaacaagactctCATTGAAGAACTCAAGGCCCTGAAAGTCCTGTACAGTCACAAAACCGAATAG